A single Flavobacterium sp. 1 DNA region contains:
- a CDS encoding RMD1 family protein: MEKGNFIKIEAIQIAEAFNIKKLRAEFGVEPHSSSPSEIFYTLTNKKRYLYIFDYGVVVFANFTAPKKNEFIDFVKNYTSTIVDLELLEEYRIEIDENIAKVIIKNDYVTVPYVDPSVLKIVMLNIAQSVALDYYEALTDDLITSSKKYIQELEHRGKLSISKKNLLKYIGKVLNVKNSIVDNLYILDDPNLVWDNEELHLLNRHLKANFDINPRFKDLDYRLDIVEDNLRLFTDVLNVRESSRLEWIVIILIFLEIMIALLFH, from the coding sequence ATGGAAAAAGGTAATTTCATCAAAATTGAAGCGATCCAAATAGCCGAAGCTTTTAATATAAAAAAATTAAGGGCTGAATTTGGTGTTGAACCCCACTCGAGTTCACCGTCGGAAATATTTTACACGCTGACGAATAAAAAAAGATATCTCTATATATTTGACTATGGTGTGGTTGTATTTGCAAATTTTACAGCACCTAAGAAAAATGAATTCATTGATTTTGTAAAAAATTATACTTCTACAATTGTTGATTTGGAATTACTTGAAGAATACAGAATAGAAATTGACGAAAACATCGCAAAAGTGATTATCAAAAATGATTATGTTACTGTGCCTTATGTGGATCCTTCTGTTTTGAAAATCGTAATGTTGAATATCGCACAATCTGTTGCTTTGGATTATTATGAGGCGCTGACAGATGATCTTATCACTTCTTCCAAAAAATACATACAGGAATTGGAACATCGAGGAAAACTGAGCATTTCAAAGAAAAATCTGCTCAAATACATCGGAAAAGTATTGAACGTTAAGAACAGTATTGTTGACAATCTCTATATTCTCGATGACCCGAATTTAGTTTGGGACAATGAAGAGCTCCATTTGCTAAACCGACACCTAAAAGCAAATTTTGATATTAATCCACGTTTTAAGGATCTTGATTATAGATTGGATATCGTAGAGGATAATCTTAGGCTTTTTACCGACGTACTGAATGTTCGCGAAAGTTCCCGATTAGAATGGATTGTGATTATATTGATCTTTTTGGAGATTATGATTGCATTGCTTTTCCATTAA
- a CDS encoding 2OG-Fe(II) oxygenase family protein, with translation MENSFEALIATYIENKVGISEHFLSETLANNLKQNLSALNKNSQLATAGIGNSEKLSYDGAIRSDSIYWLDKKNNNDFENEFFVQIEAFILYLNESCYAGITGYEFHYSLYEKGDFYVKHLDQFKNNPSRKYSMISYLNSEWQESDGGELLIHQLDNNQKINPTQGKTVFFKSDELVHEVLVTQSTRMSITGWLKSD, from the coding sequence ATGGAAAATAGTTTTGAAGCTTTGATTGCAACTTATATTGAAAATAAAGTAGGTATATCGGAACATTTTTTAAGTGAAACTTTGGCTAATAACTTGAAGCAGAATTTATCTGCATTAAATAAAAACAGCCAATTAGCCACAGCAGGTATTGGCAATTCAGAGAAGTTATCATACGATGGTGCCATCCGAAGCGATTCCATTTATTGGTTGGACAAAAAGAACAATAATGATTTTGAGAATGAGTTTTTTGTGCAAATAGAAGCTTTTATTCTCTATTTAAATGAAAGTTGTTACGCCGGAATTACAGGTTATGAATTCCATTATTCCCTTTACGAAAAAGGTGATTTCTATGTGAAACATCTTGACCAATTCAAGAATAACCCGAGCCGAAAATATTCCATGATTAGCTATTTAAACAGTGAGTGGCAAGAGAGTGATGGAGGAGAACTTCTGATTCATCAATTGGATAACAATCAAAAAATAAACCCTACTCAAGGCAAAACGGTTTTTTTTAAAAGCGATGAGCTTGTTCATGAAGTTCTGGTTACCCAAAGTACTAGAATGAGCATTACAGGTTGGCTGAAGAGTGATTAA
- a CDS encoding GLPGLI family protein, which yields MKSILFILTTLIFTTTAIAQQFIEKAVVEYEVNTNLKKTMSNDSWDEMMKDNLSDLKISYYTYTFADNKSIFKFDRWSSKTKIPKYYKDQDEENTWYFDFGAKKMMMQKQIVGTNFVIADSIQNIEWKITNENREIAGYNCRKAVGKIMDDVYVFAFYTDEITISGGPCSIHGLSGLILGLSIPRLYTSFVATKVDLSMTKASELKPITAKKTYDLLGLKKEIEEKTKEWFDYGDDKEENNRRKNNFLWNAFL from the coding sequence ATGAAATCAATACTTTTTATTCTTACAACACTAATTTTTACAACTACAGCAATAGCACAGCAATTTATAGAAAAAGCGGTAGTTGAATATGAAGTAAATACGAATTTGAAAAAAACAATGAGCAATGATAGTTGGGATGAGATGATGAAAGACAACCTTTCTGACCTAAAAATATCGTATTACACCTATACTTTTGCAGACAACAAAAGCATCTTCAAATTTGATCGATGGAGTTCAAAAACAAAAATTCCTAAATACTACAAAGATCAAGATGAAGAAAACACTTGGTATTTTGATTTTGGAGCCAAAAAAATGATGATGCAAAAACAAATAGTAGGTACTAATTTTGTGATAGCCGACAGCATCCAAAATATTGAATGGAAAATCACTAACGAAAACAGAGAAATAGCAGGTTATAATTGCCGAAAAGCAGTAGGCAAAATAATGGACGACGTTTATGTATTTGCTTTTTATACCGATGAGATCACCATTTCTGGAGGTCCTTGTTCTATTCACGGATTGTCAGGTTTGATTTTGGGGCTTTCAATTCCTAGATTATACACCTCATTTGTAGCCACCAAAGTAGATTTGTCGATGACTAAAGCCTCCGAATTAAAACCCATCACAGCTAAAAAAACCTATGATTTATTGGGTCTAAAGAAAGAAATTGAAGAAAAAACGAAAGAATGGTTCGATTATGGTGATGATAAAGAGGAGAACAATAGAAGAAAAAACAATTTTTTGTGGAATGCGTTTTTATAG